CGTGTCATGCTCTTCTTTTTGGAAGTATGTATGACAAAATGGGCAAATAAACCGacatcgattttttaaaatatgatcatCCACAGACCAACCATCTTTAAACGATCGTCGACAGAATGGACATTCTCGTCGTTTAAGTCCAGATTCGTAcacaattttgtaatattgaAAACGTTCTTTTTTGGAAAGCGAATGAAATGGTACATCTCCAACTTTACCTTCATCTACATTTAATGGTTCCATTTCGTAGCTCTCTGCTTCTTGTTCTTGAGGTCTCTCTTCGTATGGCCTTTCAGTATATGAAGTATCTTCATACGTCATATTTCTATCTTCATAGTCAACCATTTCCGCTTCTCCATTTATATCTTCCATTGGATCATCTTCTTCGTTAATATTTACTTCAACTTCAACTTGAATTGGTTCTGGGATATCATCTTCTTCTTCTTCCTCATCTTCATCACTAAATAATTCTTCTTTGATTTGTAAAGTAGAACTGAAATCATAATCATTTCGCCGTTCTAACCATTTGTTACGAATATCCATATTTTCCTCGTAATCACGCCAAAAATCTGAATCAATTCGTGCTCCAACAAATACTTGAATGTGACATGAACCTTCGTGTAAGGCTAACTGTTGGATGTCACAAAAATCTTTAAAGCAATATCTACATCTATTTTGAGGATATTCTAATCGAATATCCAAACCATTCGAATTCGAATTTTTAGTTTCCTCTGTTTTTTTCAGCGTAATACAAATTTCTGGAGCTAATGGATTGATTGATTCCAATTTAATCTGCTTGATCGGTGGTTGCCatgtattcaataaattattaaacactGGAATACATTCATCGAATGTTCGCTTATTTACACTTCGGCTGGACATTGATAATTTCCATCTACgttcaaattcaataaattcacGTCGTTTTGCTCGCATTTTTAATCTCATCTTCTCTTCAGCTTGGTAATTTGgattaatttttagatttatagtGTGTAACGCTAATTGAAGTAATGTTTTTGGTTCGAATAACTGTGGTTTACTTTCTGTTTTAACTATTTCGTTTAGTCGTTTTTTAATATCATCATCTTCAGACACGGCAGTATTGTTAATATTAGTTGGAGATAGTATTTTTAGTAAAGATGATTGATCTCGATTTGCAGCAGCTGAAAGTTCTTTCTCAGTTTCAGATTGAAGCTTTAACAATTCAGCGATTATAGCTGCATTATTATTTGATGATTTACATGAATCATCATCTTCAGAATGAATATTATTAGTTGGAACATCATTTTCTTCTAGttctaattttttgattttattaatttcctcCTGAAAAGTATACaaagagtttaaaatttaatactttttcaaGCGTAAAATACcgttaaattagaaattttgtgCTTATGAGAATTCGAGTTAATTTATAACTTCCCGCATGGACATTAAAATGGAAGTTAGTAATAcagattggaatttttttatacttttcagtgATCGTTATAACTCAAAATTATGTTATGAGAGATCTGTAAGaccatttgattaaaaatactaatttattgTAAACCTTGCTCAGAAGTTTTCGAGTTTTGAATTGattcttacatttaaacaaaatttatcattttatgggtttattatttaaccatttaataaattttagtaattattgaCTAGCGATgcctctaaaaatttttttcggtcaGCAAGAATCCAATTAAATTCATGAAAAACGTCTTTGTAATCAAGAATCGAGCGAAATGGAAGACCGAAGACTTACCGTTCAAGTCAAATTAACTTGACCCAAGTCAACTACATTGTAACAAGTTATTATTATAGGGGTTTAGCtatttgaataaattctttaaatctgataataataaagttatgaCATTTTTCTTGAGCATTAGCTTTTTTAAACACTAGTACcgatataatattgtttaagcCACAAATTAAGCTCAATTCGACCCAACTAACTCAACGTGCGACAGGATGGCTACACGATTTACTGCGAATATTCGCGCCATAATACAATTTGGTACCCTTGTAAGGCTTTTAGCTACTCTTAAACCACGCTTTAAAGAAACTTGACCCATTTTGAAAGAAACTCACTCATTTGTATTCTAAACataattaaagcaaaaaaatactaaaaatcaaaaagtgtaaaacatgaccaaagattatttttaatcgtATTTCATGATTTCCTtagcataattaaattttttctcatgaGTATACTCACCAATCCATTGTATGTTTTTAAcgagtttaaataaatttcaacaccATTGCTATCTTTATAAgcaagtaaattatttattgcctgtttattgttttcaatgatttccgatttgaattgataaaatgaatCTATTTTTTCGCCACAAGTAGAACAAATGTATTTGGATAATGGATCGGAACGGTATATctgtaaacaataaataattatttatgttggaCGTTATATTTTCTACGTAAATCAATTTGTAATTACTTACCAAAATTGGAAAAcatgatttaattttagtaatatattGTACACTCTCACTgtctttagaaaaaatgttgaTTAAATCGTTCGAGTTGCTACCACACAACCTACATACATTAATCATATTGAAAACTTTTCAGTTGTCcaattaatcaaatataaattttaatgttattatataattaaaaaaataatgcaaatgcTTGTAATTAAACtttcataacattttatttgataagCTTTTTTTCTTGGATGTCAATATTTTATGTCAAACTTGCATTAAAACCGGCATATATACACATTCTTCACcgttaaattacaattataccGTTATACAACAGCGccaaaatgctttaaaaatttatacattttatttattattttttaatcgatttaattctattttttaatttaattatttaaataattttataatttatttataatatttcataggaatttttgtgttaatttttttatatgattttggcGGTAGCAGTTTAAGTGGGAAActtaaatgtagtaaaaatagttctaattagtaattttatttaaacgatGACAATCCATTTCAGTTGAATGTGGTACACTATTTCTTGGAACATAAttgattttcttattaattttaattttttttaaattctagtcTATggccatttaaaatttaattagtttctgaaatttttcaatgCTTGAAATTTGGAATCAATATCTATAGGTAAAGTTAGCTAGGTTACGGAAATCAAGGgtcgataataaataattatgttcttGTCTGcctatttcatttattttctaggTTTTAacacacttaaaattttttaatttagcaaaATGTAACACAACCATAAGACAGAATGCattatttacaaagtattagCAATGGTGGAAGACATTGGTTGTGGTTGATACACGAGTGTGTCGACAGTCGGTCTTCTCAACATATCAAAACGATTACCTACGGAATAGCGTGCCTACATGGTGCCTACCCGCTAGTCGGCTACATTTGTGTTATTAACTTATTAATGTTATTTCCCCCGCAACGCTCAATAGGCTTGGGCGTGTAGATAGtactaaatatatgtatatctgCCTGCTAATTCGACTTCCATCTTGATTTCTCTAGTTATCTTTGTAACATCACAAACTGTGTTCGCTTAACTTATAAACGGCAACGCATCAATGCTCGTAGCTTGTTGACACTTGGTAGCACTGTCGGATGTGAGACATTCACATAAACCAATACAGGAACGCAGATGAAGGGTCtgaaatatttggtaatgttaCCTCGTCATGATTTTAAATGCGCATTTTACGTAGGTATACATCGTTACTTTAAAAACGTTTGTAATTTCTTCTTCCCTCcttttttctcttaaattaaTTCGTACTAATAAGAGataaaaaggtattttaaataagaaaatgttaTGAAAACGCAAACATTTATGGCTAGGAACATTCTTTTGTAAAACAAACATAGGATTCCGTTTCGTATATACACAtatggaaaataatttctgCTTCATAAGACTTAAagatttgaaaatgaatttgtaTTGGATCACAAGATCTAAAATGAGAATGatttgacaaaataaattttgaaatacatatatattcatcaatatttttaatgattttacaaGAAATGGTTAAGGTTTTATgcaaacttatttaaattcccGTATTATCGCGTATCCAGTTTCTATAACTTGCAACCCGTGTATAGACCGCAGGGAATCCTCTTGCGCCACAAGGTGGTGCTACGAACCATGACAATATGCCCACAACCATTCCATATTGAGTGAATGGACCACCATCATCCGcctaaaaaaggatttttatgatatatatatatatatatataacggcATGactagattttcaaaaaccggGGCCTtccttcttaaaatttttatgttgatgGTACCTGAACTCGTACGGATTTAGTTTAATGTATGATACCACAATACTATAATGCATGGTAAGGATTCAAGGTCAATCGAAAGCCCCGTACGCAAGGTTATGATTATACTTACATAGCATTGTCCCGATGCCT
The Chrysoperla carnea chromosome 4, inChrCarn1.1, whole genome shotgun sequence genome window above contains:
- the LOC123297322 gene encoding uncharacterized protein LOC123297322 — translated: MINVCRLCGSNSNDLINIFSKDSESVQYITKIKSCFPILIYRSDPLSKYICSTCGEKIDSFYQFKSEIIENNKQAINNLLAYKDSNGVEIYLNSLKTYNGLEEINKIKKLELEENDVPTNNIHSEDDDSCKSSNNNAAIIAELLKLQSETEKELSAAANRDQSSLLKILSPTNINNTAVSEDDDIKKRLNEIVKTESKPQLFEPKTLLQLALHTINLKINPNYQAEEKMRLKMRAKRREFIEFERRWKLSMSSRSVNKRTFDECIPVFNNLLNTWQPPIKQIKLESINPLAPEICITLKKTEETKNSNSNGLDIRLEYPQNRCRYCFKDFCDIQQLALHEGSCHIQVFVGARIDSDFWRDYEENMDIRNKWLERRNDYDFSSTLQIKEELFSDEDEEEEEDDIPEPIQVEVEVNINEEDDPMEDINGEAEMVDYEDRNMTYEDTSYTERPYEERPQEQEAESYEMEPLNVDEGKVGDVPFHSLSKKERFQYYKIVYESGLKRRECPFCRRSFKDGWSVDDHILKNRCRFICPFCHTYFQKEEHDTFYRHLDEHKHEPNYHKHTARWKKNIIRSQQLFRSQQMQQMYQRSVKIEPIKMKYLLERQNNSPPMNKPEQQRPMAMIPPHLLGLQMSGGSDSGNSQDVKRVAKPYRSYYCRNCYKIFYQEHDLNLHYPKCCEENPATEIGPPNGLDMNSDTPSKTEFVPFTESSSEASPAPKQVFRCGFCPAVFYNSNARNSHMRVHKEKLYKKKPPMMVMGGQQHSQQQHYQQLPQLQPKPAQAAPPRVMDENLARLASNPHITIKPSNVKKSSQPQEDNSSAAYPRMLQHLVEPVMVTERSFQCNPCGTSHPSQKALYEHKRTCPETLAQNAGYLTLPLAGNDRRKFRCTQCNRRFNSKGNLMFHRKSCQGRGASASSGGGQVFECPFCKRKFATESQYTTHILYNHPE